One stretch of Mastomys coucha isolate ucsf_1 unplaced genomic scaffold, UCSF_Mcou_1 pScaffold12, whole genome shotgun sequence DNA includes these proteins:
- the LOC116086549 gene encoding keratin-associated protein 27-1: MLHSHCQSVRSLDKATSLSSITYNSNPKSFEDGIVLPSSCHSRTWLLDNFQETNSETSTCLPANCGQYQCKVDPCVRSPWIFRVDKIICSNSKACERTIEISPTMPQCASQTCQSRNCKQVGFVAHSYQPASYMTKCCPLKSTVLESCQTLEFESSPCCSQVPESRSCNSSSNIVSGPHLVESSSSYEPTCCVTGGSQLPSK, translated from the coding sequence ATGCTTCATAGCCACTGCCAGTCAGTCAGGAGCCTGGATAAAGCTACATCACTGTCTTCCATCACATACAACTCCAATCCTAAAAGCTTTGAAGATGGCATTGTCTTACCCAGCAGTTGTCACAGCAGAACCTGGCTCCTGGACAACTTTCAAGAAACCAACAGTGAAACTTCTACCTGCCTACCGGCCAATTGTGGCCAATACCAGTGCAAAGTGGACCCCTGTGTGCGAAGTCCCTGGATCTTCAGAGTTGACAAAATAATTTGTTCTAACTCCAAGGCTTGTGAAAGAACAATAGAAATATCTCCAACTATGCCACAGTGTGCTTCTCAAACCTGCCAGTCAAGAAATTGTAAGCAAGTGGGTTTTGTAGCCCACAGTTACCAACCTGCAAGTTATATGACCAAGTGTTGTCCACTAAAGTCTACAGTGCTTGAAAGTTGCCAAACTCTGGAGTTTGAATCCAGCCCATGCTGCTCTCAGGTACCTGAGTCCAGGTCCTGTAATTCCTCGAGCAATATTGTCTCTGGGCCACATCTTGTGGAATCTTCTAGCTCTTATGAACCAACATGCTGTGTGACTGGTGGTTCACAATTGCCTAGTAAGTGA